A portion of the Leptospira kanakyensis genome contains these proteins:
- a CDS encoding DUF1554 domain-containing protein, which translates to MRWNFFVSFLFLGWLFSCNQVNPRDELLFTIVSGLSPIATTTIISIPTTGKINVSSASVTLTYGTPQNFGISLVRQPTANVTITLTFTSSKLQVNGSNSPLTNVLTFTPANYSAVQTVSLSSATQIIDSSSLSVTASSTDSYYNGTSGSIPITHRNVNIVYTGSSFIFQEDVVAPTLTPTISFSHTSCSVAPALPNGLSLNTSTCVISGTPTDPQAGTTYTVTATNGSESDGENITIRIEPTVYKVFVTAANYDGNLQGAAANGPAGADLKCNTDANKPATGTYKAMLTTDAGARRPCSTDNCGGGVGENTDWVFQSGRIYIRASDSASLLSPNAAGILPADGSGNFTTNPYYLNHSFDSGTTNKEFWTGFAQTNYWQTATAQNENSCNGWTSNATTSPPSNGGRVGASNSTNYTALRNGSGRSCSTSYYLLCVEQ; encoded by the coding sequence ATGCGTTGGAATTTTTTCGTTTCCTTCCTTTTCTTAGGTTGGTTGTTTTCATGTAACCAGGTGAATCCCAGGGACGAGCTTCTTTTCACGATTGTCAGTGGACTTAGTCCGATTGCAACAACCACCATAATTTCGATTCCAACGACAGGTAAGATCAATGTCTCCAGTGCTAGTGTCACTCTCACTTACGGGACACCGCAAAACTTTGGAATTTCCCTCGTCAGACAACCCACTGCCAATGTTACAATTACTCTCACGTTTACTTCCTCTAAGTTACAAGTAAACGGATCCAACTCTCCACTAACAAACGTTCTCACTTTTACACCAGCAAACTATAGTGCTGTCCAAACGGTTAGTTTATCTTCTGCTACACAAATTATAGATTCCTCTAGTCTCAGTGTCACTGCGAGTAGCACAGACAGCTATTATAACGGAACGAGCGGTTCCATTCCGATCACTCATAGAAACGTCAATATTGTTTATACGGGAAGTTCGTTTATCTTTCAAGAAGATGTAGTGGCACCAACTCTCACTCCTACGATTAGCTTTTCACATACTTCTTGTTCGGTGGCACCTGCGCTCCCGAACGGCCTTAGTTTAAATACAAGCACATGTGTGATTTCAGGAACTCCCACCGATCCGCAAGCAGGAACCACCTATACAGTGACTGCAACCAATGGATCAGAATCGGATGGCGAAAATATCACCATTCGCATTGAACCAACCGTATACAAAGTTTTTGTTACCGCAGCAAATTACGACGGCAATTTACAAGGTGCCGCAGCCAATGGTCCTGCTGGGGCCGACTTAAAATGCAATACCGATGCAAACAAACCTGCGACGGGAACTTACAAAGCCATGCTTACGACCGATGCTGGAGCAAGAAGACCTTGTTCTACTGACAATTGTGGTGGTGGCGTCGGAGAAAACACGGATTGGGTTTTCCAATCTGGGCGGATTTACATTCGTGCGAGTGATTCAGCAAGTTTACTCAGTCCCAATGCTGCGGGAATTTTACCAGCAGATGGTTCTGGCAATTTTACAACCAATCCTTACTATCTAAACCATTCCTTTGATTCAGGAACTACAAATAAGGAATTTTGGACAGGGTTTGCTCAAACTAATTATTGGCAAACGGCAACGGCTCAAAATGAAAATAGTTGTAATGGCTGGACGTCGAATGCTACCACATCACCTCCTAGTAATGGTGGGCGGGTTGGAGCATCCAATAGCACTAATTACACTGCCCTTCGGAATGGAAGTGGTAGGAGTTGTTCCACCTCCTACTACCTGCTTTGTGTAGAACAATAA